The following are encoded together in the Cohaesibacter gelatinilyticus genome:
- the hfq gene encoding RNA chaperone Hfq — translation MAERAQNLQDTFLNHVRKTKTPLTIFLVNGVKLQGVVTWFDNFCVLLRRDGHSQLVYKHAISTIMPNGPLSLFEGGETAEKADS, via the coding sequence ATGGCAGAACGCGCCCAGAACCTCCAAGATACTTTTCTCAACCATGTTAGAAAAACCAAAACGCCGCTGACCATTTTTCTCGTGAATGGCGTCAAGTTGCAAGGCGTTGTCACGTGGTTTGATAACTTCTGCGTCTTACTGCGCCGTGACGGACATTCCCAGCTGGTCTATAAGCACGCGATTTCGACCATCATGCCAAATGGCCCTTTATCGCTGTTTGAAGGCGGAGAAACCGCCGAGAAAGCCGATAGCTGA
- a CDS encoding TrkH family potassium uptake protein produces MTAIFYFLSIILGFLGSLMLPTALIAISAGHSDLAEEFLLTAGLTGFLSGGVFFALRGQEKELVNAQTYLLCILVWIGLPFVAAFPFVISGQLSGINALFEAVSGLTTTGASMFRTLEEVPTAIIFWRSILQWFGGFLTLLTFLLILAPNGVGGLPNRHIGMMERAFGEESGRTFYVARQVGGAYAILTLILAWLLILSGIPPFEAMCLAFSTLSTGGFMPIDGTLASYDNRWAEFLIALGMIAGATSIFWHRMAVRGKLQMLTEHRESYYLFGLMAGLGLLYSVTLFRLAGSASVLPPLSALRQGFFTAVSLVSTAGFEIRHADVTVLPGLLVACLALIGATPFSTAGGLKLYRIGAMLMQAGREVGRLIYPHSIRGGRFGKTEYTIQLMKSIWASFLLSILLVIVVAVVLSHDIGHFDGALFAAISAFSNIGPLYSAGWNATNAWPDYYQLSLISKYALIITMIFGRFEIIVLLGAININFWRR; encoded by the coding sequence ATGACGGCCATTTTCTATTTTCTGTCGATCATTCTCGGTTTTCTTGGCAGTCTCATGTTGCCCACAGCGTTGATCGCAATCAGCGCCGGACATAGTGATCTTGCAGAGGAATTTCTGCTGACCGCAGGACTGACCGGCTTTTTGTCAGGTGGCGTCTTCTTTGCCTTGCGAGGGCAGGAAAAAGAACTGGTCAATGCTCAGACTTATCTTCTTTGTATTCTTGTTTGGATCGGCCTACCGTTTGTCGCTGCGTTTCCATTTGTGATTTCGGGGCAATTGTCTGGCATCAATGCCTTGTTTGAGGCAGTCTCCGGATTGACGACCACCGGAGCAAGCATGTTTCGTACATTGGAAGAAGTTCCGACCGCCATCATATTCTGGCGATCCATTCTTCAATGGTTTGGTGGTTTCCTGACACTTCTGACTTTTTTACTGATTCTGGCGCCCAATGGGGTCGGTGGGCTTCCCAATCGTCACATAGGCATGATGGAACGGGCCTTTGGAGAAGAAAGCGGGCGAACATTCTATGTAGCGCGTCAGGTTGGTGGAGCGTATGCGATCCTGACGCTGATACTTGCCTGGTTGCTCATCTTGAGCGGCATTCCTCCCTTTGAGGCTATGTGCCTTGCCTTTTCCACACTGTCGACCGGTGGTTTCATGCCGATTGATGGAACCTTGGCGAGTTATGACAATCGTTGGGCGGAGTTTCTTATTGCTTTGGGAATGATAGCTGGTGCGACCAGCATCTTTTGGCATCGCATGGCCGTTCGTGGTAAATTGCAGATGCTGACGGAACACCGGGAAAGCTACTATCTCTTTGGCCTTATGGCAGGTCTTGGTCTTCTTTATTCCGTCACCCTTTTTCGCCTCGCTGGTAGTGCTAGCGTATTGCCGCCATTGTCAGCACTGCGTCAGGGTTTCTTTACAGCGGTGTCTCTTGTTTCAACTGCCGGCTTTGAAATTCGCCATGCTGATGTGACTGTTCTTCCTGGTTTGCTGGTGGCTTGCCTTGCCCTGATAGGTGCAACACCCTTTTCAACGGCAGGTGGACTGAAACTCTATCGGATTGGCGCTATGCTTATGCAGGCAGGGCGGGAAGTCGGTCGTTTGATTTACCCGCACTCCATTCGAGGGGGACGATTTGGCAAGACGGAATATACCATTCAGTTGATGAAATCCATCTGGGCGTCGTTTCTGCTTTCCATCCTGCTGGTTATTGTCGTAGCAGTCGTGCTAAGTCACGATATCGGTCATTTTGATGGAGCTCTATTTGCGGCAATTTCCGCCTTTTCCAATATTGGACCGTTATATTCGGCAGGCTGGAATGCAACGAATGCCTGGCCGGATTATTATCAGTTATCGCTTATATCCAAGTATGCCTTGATCATAACGATGATTTTTGGCCGATTTGAAATCATAGTTTTGCTTGGGGCGATCAACATAAATTTCTGGCGCCGATAG
- the trkA gene encoding Trk system potassium transporter TrkA: MKVLICGAGQVGYGIARHLSAEQNDVTVIDSSPALVSAIRDTLDVRGYVGHGAHPDILARAGADEADMIVAVTLYDEVNMVACQVAHSIFNVPTKVARVRAQSYLEKHWANLFSREHMPIDVIISPEVEVGEMVLSRMALPGAEDTVRFADGQVIMVGIQCDEGCPVVDTPLRQLSELFPDLHAVVVGIRRNSRLFVPHTDDQMLEGDLVYLVVAKGQVRRTLSIFGHDEGQAARVVIAGGGNIGRYVAKTLEERRTRTKAKIIEVDRERAIKVANDLHNTIVLQGSALDLEILKEADIRDTDTLIALTNNDQVNILSCAMSKRLGCSRTMALLNDAHYPELAQDLGIDAYVNPRSVTISKILQHVRRGRIRGVHAVEDGAAEGIEAEALETSPLVGRPLRSVEFPDGVRVGAIYRSGDVIMPDGETKIQAGDRVILFALADRVKQVETLFRVSFEFF; this comes from the coding sequence ATGAAGGTATTGATTTGTGGGGCCGGACAGGTTGGTTACGGTATTGCCCGTCATTTGTCTGCTGAACAAAATGATGTCACGGTCATTGATAGCTCACCGGCATTGGTATCCGCTATTCGCGATACGCTGGATGTGCGGGGTTATGTCGGTCACGGAGCACATCCCGATATTCTTGCTCGAGCCGGAGCAGATGAAGCCGACATGATCGTGGCAGTGACCCTGTATGACGAAGTCAATATGGTGGCTTGTCAGGTCGCGCACTCCATCTTCAATGTGCCCACCAAGGTTGCGCGGGTTCGTGCTCAGAGTTATCTGGAAAAGCACTGGGCCAATCTGTTTTCACGCGAGCATATGCCAATTGATGTGATCATTTCCCCTGAAGTGGAAGTTGGTGAAATGGTGCTTTCACGCATGGCATTGCCGGGCGCTGAAGACACGGTTCGTTTTGCTGACGGACAGGTCATCATGGTTGGAATTCAATGTGATGAGGGGTGTCCCGTTGTTGATACTCCGTTGCGGCAATTGTCTGAACTTTTCCCTGATCTACATGCCGTCGTGGTCGGTATACGTCGCAACTCCCGTCTGTTTGTTCCACATACTGATGATCAGATGTTGGAAGGTGACCTTGTTTATCTGGTGGTGGCCAAGGGGCAGGTTCGCCGTACTCTCTCTATTTTCGGCCATGATGAAGGGCAGGCTGCCCGTGTGGTCATTGCCGGTGGCGGTAACATTGGTCGCTATGTAGCAAAAACATTGGAAGAACGCCGGACGCGCACGAAAGCCAAAATTATCGAGGTAGACCGTGAGCGGGCAATCAAGGTCGCAAATGATCTGCACAACACGATTGTATTGCAGGGTAGCGCGCTTGATCTTGAAATTCTCAAGGAAGCCGACATTCGTGATACCGATACTCTTATTGCTCTTACCAATAATGATCAGGTCAATATTTTGTCCTGTGCCATGTCCAAGCGTCTTGGATGTAGCCGTACCATGGCTTTGTTGAATGACGCACATTACCCAGAATTGGCTCAGGATCTCGGGATTGATGCTTATGTGAATCCACGATCAGTTACAATTTCCAAAATTCTACAGCATGTTCGTCGTGGTCGTATTCGTGGTGTCCATGCGGTGGAAGATGGTGCAGCAGAAGGTATTGAGGCCGAGGCATTGGAAACCTCTCCACTGGTTGGACGCCCGTTACGTTCAGTTGAATTTCCTGATGGGGTTCGGGTTGGGGCGATCTATCGATCTGGTGATGTCATCATGCCTGATGGAGAAACCAAAATTCAGGCCGGGGATCGTGTAATCTTGTTTGCGTTGGCTGATCGTGTCAAACAGGTTGAAACATTGTTCCGTGTCAGTTTTGAATTTTTCTGA